TCACCAGTTGTTCGGTAGCCCGGGCGTGAATCATCTCCAGCAGTTCCAGGTCTTCTCCCAGACTGCCGGCGATATAGACGGGGCGGTGCTGCTCGCTGAGAATGGTTAACGGGTAATGATTCATCCAGTCGGAATGCAACAGCAAAAATGCATCCAGCGGATAACGTGTCGCCAGACAGCCAATTCCCGAGACCACTTCCGCATCCCATTGTGTGGCAACCTGTTCTGCACGACTGCGAACCGGATCGTAGACTGCTTTAATCTGGATACGCTGATCCATCATTCGTAAAGCAGGTTCATAGCGCTGTTCCCAGTATGGGCCTAGCCCTATAATTCCAATTCTGACCATATCGGGAACATTACTGAATCTGGGAATAGTTGATTAACGAGAACATCCAGTGAGTTCAAGAGGATGACCCTGTCGGTCTGCAGTGAACTCACTAAAAAGAAACAAAAACAGTTCCGACATCATATTCTTATTTTGGTCTGTGAATCAAGCCTATACTCTACAGAAGCCAAAAGACGAGTAGTCTGTCAGTCTGGAATTGACAGCGGATCAATTTCAGGTAAGCACGCCAACGAGCGTGCGGTCTATTTCGGCCAACGTGCCATTCCAGATCTGATAAGAAACTAGACCGCATCACATTTCACCATAACGTCTCTCAACCCATTATACTCGATCCAAATGGCTCTGGAGACGCTACAGTAAAAACTGGATACAGTCTAGCTACTGGCGAAACAGAATGTTGCCAGCAGCAGATACCCGACATAAATTGCAAGCAAAACCGCTCCACTGGAAGTAGAAATCACCTTTTTCCTCCAGGCCAGTCCCAACATTGCCACAATCAACAGGATCACGACGGGCCCATCCAGAAAAATGGTTTGCCGCTGAATGGGTAAGGGATGGATCAGGGCGCAAACGGCGATAACCATAGTGATATTCAACACGTTAGCCCCGATGATATTCCCGGTTCCCAGTGCCCCGTGTCCTTTGATAATCGACAAAACGGAAATTGTATATTCGGGCAGCGAAGTACCAATGGCCAGAATCGTCAGGCCGATCATCAGTTCAGAAACCTCAAAATACCGGGCCACCTCCACGGCATTGGTAACCAGTAGTCGACTTCCCAACACTACCAGGCAGGCACCACAAAGAAACATCAACGCGAGTTTGAAACAGTAAACAATCTGGTTTTCCACCAGAGGCGGTAATTCCTGATCTTCGCCAAAGTCATGCCGCGAAGCCATCGCCAATCTAAGCGAAAACAAAATATAAGCTGCCAGAACACACAACAGGATTACTGCCTGCCAACGGGCAATGGCAAATTCGGCAGACGCACCGGACTGTGTCACGGCACCACCTGCTGAGAACAGACTGAATACCCAGATCAGGACTCCGGAGAACAGCATGAAAAAACCGGGCCCCACAATTGTGAGCCGTGAAACCGGAATCCCGCTCTCGGTATTTCTTTTCCTGGAGAGATAGCCTTTCAGCAATGCACAGGTACCAATGATCAGGCCGATATTGCACAAACAGGATCCCAATGCATTACCCACTGCCAGATCACCTTTGCCCGCCAGAGTTCCCGTGACTGACACCATCAGCTCCGGAAATGTGGTCGACATACTGACGATCGTCGCGCCAATAATTACAGGGGGTATGCGCGTCAACCTGGCGATCTCAACAGAGCTGTCCGTAAACAG
The sequence above is a segment of the Gimesia algae genome. Coding sequences within it:
- a CDS encoding calcium/sodium antiporter, giving the protein MNLAAEPLEFLRIFIGLDAPGSILFCSLLILLGMLSITKGGDLFTDSSVEIARLTRIPPVIIGATIVSMSTTFPELMVSVTGTLAGKGDLAVGNALGSCLCNIGLIIGTCALLKGYLSRKRNTESGIPVSRLTIVGPGFFMLFSGVLIWVFSLFSAGGAVTQSGASAEFAIARWQAVILLCVLAAYILFSLRLAMASRHDFGEDQELPPLVENQIVYCFKLALMFLCGACLVVLGSRLLVTNAVEVARYFEVSELMIGLTILAIGTSLPEYTISVLSIIKGHGALGTGNIIGANVLNITMVIAVCALIHPLPIQRQTIFLDGPVVILLIVAMLGLAWRKKVISTSSGAVLLAIYVGYLLLATFCFASS